In the genome of Quercus robur chromosome 3, dhQueRobu3.1, whole genome shotgun sequence, one region contains:
- the LOC126718803 gene encoding amino acid transporter AVT1I-like, whose protein sequence is MEHLEAEGVESQNQLPQLEQPGKGTTFLKTCFNGVNTISGVGILSIPYALSQGGWLSLLFLFLVAILFWYTGLLLRRCMSANPTIKNYPDIGEAAFGYKGRAMVSMFLYLELYLVAVTFLILEGDNLDKLFPDMGFKIAGLKVRGKQGFILLTALIILPTTWLRSFSILSYFSAGGVMASVIVVGCVFWAGAVDGVGFHEGGKLLNVGGLPTTISLFTFCYSGHAVFPTLCNSMKDKSQFSKVLLVCFITSTINYGSMGILGYLMYGENLNSQVTLNLPIRKINTKIAIYTTLVNPLAKYAVIITPIADAIEYKFPSGSSRLSSVLIRTAIVISTAVVALTVPFFGYVMAFVGAFLSVTASMLLPCLCYLKINKTARSFGLELIIIVGILVIGSFVGVVGTYTSLKQIVNHL, encoded by the exons ATGGAACACCTAGAAGCAGAGGGAGTGGAGAGCCAAAACCAGCTCCCACAGTTGGAGCAACCAGGCAAAGGCACCACCTTTCTCAAAACTTGCTTCAATGGGGTCAATACCAtatcag GTGTGGGGATACTATCAATTCCATATGCACTTTCACAAGGAGGGTGGCTGAGCTTGCTATTTCTATTCCTAGTAGCAATTCTCTTCTGGTACACAGGATTACTCCTACGACGGTGTATGTCTGCAAACCCTACCATCAAAAATTATCCTGATATAGGTGAGGCAGCCTTTGGATACAAAGGAAGAGCCATGGTATCCATGTTCCTGTATCTTGAGCTGTACTTAGTTGCAGTTACGTTTCTGATATTAGAAGGTGACAATTTAGACAAGTTGTTTCCAGACATGGGGTTCAAAATTGCAGGCCTAAAGGTTCGAGGGAAACAAGGCTTTATTCTGCTTACTGCCCTTATAATTCTGCCAACTACATGGTTGAGGAGTTTTAGTATCTTGTCCTATTTTTCTGCCGGAGGGGTCATGGCTTCTGTTATTGTGGTTGGTTGTGTTTTCTGGGCTGGTGCAGTTGATGGTGTGGGGTTCCATGAAGGGGGCAAGCTTTTGAATGTGGGTGGCTTGCCTACTACTATAAGCTTGTTCACCTTCTGTTATTCTGGTCATGCAGTTTTCCCAACACTCTGCAATTCCATGAAAGATAAAAGCCAGTTCTCTAAG GTTTTGCTGGTCTGTTTTATCACTAGCACCATCAACTATGGATCAATGGGCATCCTAGGCTACCTGATGTACGGAGAAAATTTGAACTCTCAAGTGACATTAAATCTTccaattagaaaaattaatacaaaaatagCAATTTACACTACACTAGTGAATCCCCTTGCTAAGTATGCAGTTATAATAACTCCTATTGCTGATGCTATTGAATACAAATTTCCTTCTGGAAGCAGTCGATTAAGTAGTGTCCTCATCAGAACAGCAATTGTGATCAGCACAGCAGTTGTGGCATTGACAGTACCATTTTTTGGCTACGTTATGGCATTTGTTGGTGCTTTTTTGAGTGTCACAGCCTCAATGTTGTTACCATGCCTATGTTACCTAAAGATTAACAAAACTGCCCGAAGTTTTGGGTTAgagttaataataatagtggGGATCTTAGTTATAGGTTCTTTTGTTGGTGTAGTGGGTACCTATACTTCTCTGAAACAAATTGTAAACCATCTCTGA